One genomic region from Augochlora pura isolate Apur16 chromosome 7, APUR_v2.2.1, whole genome shotgun sequence encodes:
- the LOC144473829 gene encoding uncharacterized protein LOC144473829 isoform X2 has product MCFAPVDAASFRNDLSPTSNNLQSSQRTRQSHQFPGFSGRTYAGRSENGRAEEFEAIVKEDLLRQK; this is encoded by the exons ATGTGCTTCGCG cCTGTCGACGCAGCGTCGTTCAGAAACGACTTGTCTCCGACGTCGAACAATTTGCAGTCGTCTCAACGAACGCGCCAATCGCATCAATTCCCTGGATTCTCCGGCCGTACCTACGCCGGCCGATCAGAAAATGGCCGAGCCGAGGAATTCGAGGCGATTGTGA AGGAGGATCTCTTGCGTCAGAAGTAA
- the LOC144473829 gene encoding uncharacterized protein LOC144473829 isoform X1, producing the protein MCFAPVDAASFRNDLSPTSNNLQSSQRTRQSHQFPGFSGRTYAGRSENGRAEEFEAIRRISCVRSNRTTQFCSEEAIFLEQTMIPFLITAFPGLWIFEVRSETFESPGIILYYHIFLYILCW; encoded by the exons ATGTGCTTCGCG cCTGTCGACGCAGCGTCGTTCAGAAACGACTTGTCTCCGACGTCGAACAATTTGCAGTCGTCTCAACGAACGCGCCAATCGCATCAATTCCCTGGATTCTCCGGCCGTACCTACGCCGGCCGATCAGAAAATGGCCGAGCCGAGGAATTCGAGGCGATT AGGAGGATCTCTTGCGTCAGAAGTAACCGAACAACTCAATTCTGTTCTGAAGAGGCTATTTTTCTCGAGCAGACAATGATTCCGTTTCTTATTACCGCGTTCCCTGGTTTATGGATCTTTGAGGTCCGATCAGAGACTTTCGAGTCACCCggcattattttatactatcacatttttctatatatactTTGTTGGTGA